A region of the Dermacentor albipictus isolate Rhodes 1998 colony chromosome 4, USDA_Dalb.pri_finalv2, whole genome shotgun sequence genome:
GGGCGTAGCTTGGCGAATAATCATTCTCGCTCAGGCCTCCCACGTGGCACAtatcttgtcttacattctttacaaagttattcttcggaattttgagaatgacagctcagAAACAAATGTCATTAAACAAAACACCGACCGCACATGCATTTTATGTTGTTTTGACCATGGCCACGTCTTAACCATTTCCCAATGTGGCCGGCGTTGGCGGTACGCaggaccacagcagcagcagcagcggatagtcgaagaaagaggcaaagaaagcttcgctttaaaagcgcgAACGTAACCCTATGGTAACCCTCCAAAATGGAGATGCCGTGACGTGCAGGGCTGGAATGAAGCGCGACTCTCGTACTGTGTTATATTGGTGCCTGACCAGGTGTGTTCCTGAATATTTACAGCCATATTGTATAgcgtatttttatgcgaagcatattactataGCTCCACCCAGCTCCTCagacgcggcggtgtcgccttcaataccacgtgacaccgtgacgtcacgacagaggagaaacggggctccaactcgcgccgtcgctcgcggcgtcgccttcaaggctgaccacgtgacaccgtgacgtcaagacagaggagaaacggggctccaactcgcgccgtcgctcgcgccgtcgcggcggtatataagcagctgcgcttgcctctgctagacactcacgaggtgagatgcctcctggagacagagctgctcgttggaatgaaaagcgaaggttgcggcgtgctacagagactgtttctaggtggctctgctacggcgcagcgactacgcgccccgcatcggacgcggtgagcgtcgagcaacgcagcgttcggcgcgacaacgaaatgtgcgcctgagcaagcgccgcacgcctgagccgacgccgacgacaccggcttttctgcgacacgagctccttaacgctgtcgcgttaaaataaaggctagtatgcttcgcatcctgggcttaaccttagctaagccacagccagttttttacaGCACCATTCTCATACTGTATTACTTACAGTACCATTCTCAGGGGCCAGAATAATTTATTTGTGTTACTTGCCTGAGTTAAGCCACGGAAAACGGTCCCGAGTCATGATAGCGGTCAGCGTAAACGGACTATACCGCTGCGCCAATGAGGTCGACAGACAGGTGGTGCTAATTATGCCAAGAAAGTTATGAGAATACGGACTCTAGGTAAGCGTCGCCTCGCGAACACCCGCTCAAGCAGGACCTTTCTTTTacatttttctttacttttttttacgaGGACACTATGCGTCATTGAGCGCGTAGAAAGTACACAGTTATATAGTTTCAGATGGGGCCCAGTGAACGCGCCTTAAGGGAAGCTGTTACTAATCTTTCATAGGACAGTGTGCTGTAGATTACAAGGTGCAAGTCTGGCATTGACGCTATACTCCCATGGTAAGTTTTGCCTTTACCACAGGGGTCCCAAAAGAACATATAACGCAAGATTACATGCAAAATATAACGTGTTGCGATAAGCAGACCGATGGTTGGGTGGGGTCAAAAGAATGGACTGTCGGTTAGTTGGTGCGGCATCAAGTGCGTTGAATACAACAAAGTGACAAAGCCGCCCTACAGTTCCATTACTTGGGCGCGCACAGGGCATTAAAAAATACAGGTACATGGTGATACTCCAACCACTGCCCCTGTGCCCGGTTTTGATGCGCAGCTTGATGCGCTCGAAGGAAGATGGCCTCCCTGTGTACTCGAGCCTATCGCTCGAACTCAGGCCTCAAAACTTTTATTTCAGCGACAAGCTGGAGCATACAAgggagaggtgggggggggggggggggtgggacGCTCTCTTTCTTCGAGTGCACCAGGCTGCGCATCATAACCGGGCACGGAGGCAGTGGTTGAAGCAGCGTCATGTAGCCGCCTTTTCTGTCGCCGTGTGTGCGCCCTTTGCCCTATAGTGTACATGAGTTCGGTTGAGGCGCTGACCTTTAGTATAAAGTTGTCCATGGTGGCGTCTTCGCTGTTGTCGTCGACCTGGATCGGTTCTCGATTGACCCAGTAGGCGTCGTATCGGCCGTAGTCTAGAAGCACGCCCAGTGAGCCGTTTCCGCCTGCTTTGAGTACAGCTACGGAGAACCACAAGGGCATGCGCCAGTTGATGGCCAGGTCCAGGAGCACGTCCAGGGCGTGCACCCCTTCGTTGGGCTCTTCACCAGGTACGGCGCTCAGATTCCTCTGGCTGAAGAAGTGGCGCAAGAATAGCGTGTTCTTGTGGCTTGCATCCGCATCCATGTCGAGACATCGCTGCAGCAGACCGGCTGCCTTGACGATCGGCCGTGCATCCGGGTAGAGCCGCAGCTTCTCCAGCTCCAGCGCCGTTTGCTTCGTCCACCTGCACATGCAGATGAAGGTCGTGGTCgttgtaagagttgaggaggacgtcgggatgaaaacttgggaggtttatttacaatatttacagtgagagtcaattaacagtcttaaagtcattacgggccggcagcaactcggacgctgcggcccacggcaagaagctcgaaagagaagaatcaaggaatgctctaggaatgctcttctgctgctcccggtctgcgtcttttaagccctttggtgtctcgaagacacgtcacgttcggccaatgggcgagcccgctcagatgacgccattttcagccagtaggcgagcccgctcaagtgtcgtcatttttggccaatggtaggcgcccgcggtgcgatggtgtcatacccggcgaagaaaGTCCCCGCTGGgaccccaattgtccgagggcttacttctccctgcggtcgtGCCTTGCTGatttgcaatgcgccgtcacaatagccaggtgggggTGACGCTGCCAGACCTtcgcggtgcattacagccgttttgcttcgggactcacgttacctggaacagcggcaggctctcgcttcactttcgggaagagtcaagcagtgtaTAGCTCCGCCTGCGGCACAtgaagtgggggccgccaacttgtttgcacgtgcgtgcctcaggaatgtggtatccgtgcttctgcgctccttaattagctgtggtgcgattcgatgtggtctggtgaagtcgaagtaggctcaggaaatggtcccgtatctaacatCGTTAGGGCGGTGCTATTGGAACATTAGACGATCATACAATGTGCACCAACGGCTGTGCCGTTTTGCTGCTGCGCACAACCACGCAGATTTGTTGTTACCCATTTGCACTTATGTAAGGGTGAAATGCAGAGCCCATCGAGTACTGAGATTTAAATAAGCAGAAAAAAGCACAATGAGACGACAGGTATTTCATAGGAGACGTCCACTAAGAGCGTCATCACATATGAACACGAACAGTGGGTCTGTACTCAAAAGGCAGTTCAAAGGCTAGGAACATTGACTTTTTGAGAACAAGCGAGGCTTGTACACTTTGCAGCTGAGCGCGCGTGGTGTGCCAAGAAATTTGAGAAAATGCGTGATTAGATAAGACGCACATGCCCACGCCTTGATGTGCTTGCGCACGTACTTTTGTGAACAATTGAAATACGAACAAGCTAGGGCTAATCAGAACGCGGTCTTTCGTTTCTGCTTCCGCCAGCATGTCCAGTATTGACATCACttcgaattgaattgaattttgggGTTTGACGTCCCAAAGCCATGATTTGAccatgaggcacgccatggtgggggactccgggaaaattttgaccacctggcgttctttgagtgcacccagtgcacgggacacggccgtttttgcatctcgcccccgtcgaaacgcggccgccacggccgggaatcgatcccgcgacctcgtgcttagcagcacgacACCATAGCCGTTAAGTCACCTCTGCGGGTGGTCATCACTTCGACTCGTATgctaaaattaattaattaattaattaattaattaattaattaattaattaattaattaattaattaattaattaattaattaattaattaattaattaattaattaattaatttatacTGTCTGCTCTTTGGTAGGACTATAGTACAGGAGTGGAGTTttggaaataaaataaagatagAAAACAATAATGTGAGGTCTATGCTATCTTCGGCGACAGTATACAACTAGCGCTGCGAGTCCACGCTCTCGGTTATTATACTTACGAATGATCTTCTAGTTTGCAATTTCTTGTTAGCGTTCCATTTGTGCATGGCTACAcgccacgcgcgcacacacgcacacacatacacacacacatgatTAGCCGTGGCCTGCTGCTGAAcacgaagtcgcgggttcgattaTCATTGCCGGATATAGTTTCGAGGCGCTAAGTTCAATTAGTCAACATGCATAGCTGCTTTGCGTCACGATAAATGGAGTTGGCGCACGGACCTGTACCAGAGGTCCTCCTGGAGGCTCCGTGAGTGCGCCAAGCTAGCGAGCCAGGCGCTGCAGACGAACGCGCCGAAGTCCTCGCATGGGTCGAGGCTGCGGTTCAGCGTGGCCGACAGCAGGAATGCGTGCTGCATGCAGTCGTCCGTGTCGCAGTCGGCATTCTGGTGCAGCGGCGATGGTCGCGTGAAGGCGTACACCACCACGACCAGGAAGGCGAACGCCAGTATGGCCGCCGCGGCTCCCGTCAGTGAGAGGAAGCGGCGCGGCGGCAGGTCGCCGGCCACCGGGGTCGTCTGGAGAGCGGAGCTCTGCGCACAACGGGAAAGCGTCAGTAGAGAGCACTCACCGACAATACTGCGATTTCAGCGAAATTTTCTTGGCATGCGGAAGTGATCCTTGCATGCTGCGTATATGCTGTAAATGCAATTTGTTAAAACCGCATTTTTATTTAGATTTGTAATAATGACTGCTAAACGAGATGTGGTATGATTTATGCGGAAACAAAGCTGCCTAACCGCCAGTGCCCTCTGTCAAACTATGGTCCGTTAGTCACTGCCTCCTCTTGACTTTACGATGAGTTGAAAAACAAAATCATGTCAAATATGCTATGACGAGAACCCAGTTTGAACACGTCTACAGATAACCTAAAGCAGCAACAGCGTTCATATTTCTGTCGCCAGGGTTTGTGTTTCTAGTTGATACCATGTGATGATGTCGTTGTAGTAATGGTTGCGAACTCGTTTCATGCTGTCTGCGCCATGAGTGACAATTTCAAGCAACGCAATCAAGCTGCTGTTATGAGTTGGGAAATGTACGGCGTGAATTAGACGGTGCCAACACTGCATGCAAAATATGGATGAACAACATTCCAAGTCGACCCTTTGTGGAGCCACGATCACATAAGGCTGGCGTGGAAGAGAAATACCGAACAGAGGTGGCTCCTTACGAGACCATTTCACTGTCGAAGACCTCGGACAGCGCTTTTCTTTGTATTATAAGACACTGACACAATTTCACCCAAACGAATTTCACCCAAACGAGTTaaacgaagcaggctttgtgcgcaacagcacaacgccgacctgatctgctacgggtgagGGAGTTGACGCGGAAACGCCGACGCAGGCttcttcccacgcaccgaccaagacgcaagacgacgtgctacccggaacggctccgagttctacgaagcccctctgacgtcggctctggaccatcgcacctgtgtgtatgcgtgtgtgcgtgtgtgtgtaacccgtcccagagagaggcggcctgtttaaaatgactacacgaacgttcgcgtcacgttgtatcgggagaggaccgagtgtttaaaaaccgctgttgtgcggctgctcaggacactctctctcaagcagtcatgttagactgatgtactttctcaaacagtcatgttagactgatataaatactgtaaataaacccatattcctcgttctcgatgcgaagcagtccttcccttcatcaacgtcttcagcgtggataagttggacgacggcatgggccagctaccttataattcatgccggactccaatcttgacagcggatcacgagcgatgggattgaacccccaatcataacagcgCCTAGTGCCAGATCGTAGCAAAATAGGCAAAGAAAGGTTTCCTTCATTAAAGAAATTGTGCTCATGATGATGTGTATTTATTGCAGTGGGGATATTTAGGTGTCATTTGCTTTATCACTGAGTTATCTTTAAGCAACCAGGGCACCTGTAAGTGTAGTAAGGATGTATGTGCAGTTCTGCGTGCGAGCTATTCTGTAAGACCGCAGCAACTAGCCGCAATGACAAAAGGCCGAGAGGCTTTGAAAAGAAATGTTTGCTTTACGGTTaagtaaagaaataaaagtaGGACGCGACTACTCTTTGGAGGAGCGCTTGCAACAAAGGCCTATGTGCTTCCGCACTGTGCAGAAGGACGCGGTAAAGGTGCCTTGAAAATCGCCATTCCAACTGCACCATCTCCCTTCCGGCGCTCGGTCTCACCTGGAGCGCCTGACCGACGCCTTGATGCTCCTTCTTGGGTGGAACTCCACCACTGGCGAGGATGGCAGCGGAATCCTGCTTAGGCAGCAGCACGATCTCGGGTATCGTTTCCGGAGCAGGTTCCGGAAGGGGTGTCGCGTCTGTATGGTTCATGGTCCTCGCTCAGAGATTCCAGTCTTACGGCCAGGTGTAGATGCACGTGACCACTATGGGGGATTACGGCAAGGCAGCCGTAattgatgttgatgatgatttaTTTAATGGCGCGAACCCACTGAGGGGTAAAGGCCACCAACCGTGTGGTAATATgataaaaaacaataaaaaattaatGAAAAGTGGAAGATAAGAAATAAACTGATAATAAATTATATAAAATAGTGTATAATAATATAGGGAGCCTTGCATAGGCTGGAATAGTAACATGAACTGAATATTAAATATACGTAAAGGGTAGAGAAAAGAATGAGTAAGTTACATTTTATATAATAATGTTCATAATAATATTACTGTGAATTTGTGTTTTAATTATTTGATTTTTCTAAACTAATAATTTATTGAAGGAGAAATAAATTGGTCATGGGAATCATAAATATTAATAAGGCAATATATTTGCGTCACAGAGGTAATTATACAGGGCTTGGCAATCCTTCCTGTGACTGTATCCTAATACCATTGCACCTAATGAGAGTTGAACAGTACTGCATAAAGGCAGTCTTAAGTTCCGACGCGGAATTTCTAAAGATCGTTTtctattagtaaaaaaaaaaccgccgGCGCGATAGTAAAAAGTAATTGATTGATTTCGTCTCATCGCAGAGTTAGCGCAACAGGGATACCCCCAGACCACGTCTGCACAAGTAAAAGTTAAGTGGCGGAATATGGCGACGCAGCTTTGTAAATAATAGTTCGATTTGTCGGCACCATTGTCGGTTACAAAAATAATTTGGACGCATAATATCCCGCATGCATAATGTGTCCCGTGTCTGCGGGGAGACCGAGGATGCTGCACTGGACAAATTGCGATGTTGATTCAAGGGGGAAATACATTTGAGCTAGACCACATTGCGATTGCCTTTGCTGCCATGTGGCCCCAAAACTTCCACCATGCATATATACCTAGACATCTGATAAATTGTATTCTTTCACTATACGAGATAATTCAGCTGTATGCGCATTGGACGCATTTTGCCTTGCCCCTCGCAAGTTACGTATGGGGTCGAGTACACAGTTAGTACCGCCAACCATGAATAGGTGGTTGTATACCAAAAATGGGGAGAGTCTTGCAAAGAAGCTACTGCGGTTTGAGCGTACGGCGGGCCCTTAGGCATTCAATGCCAGAACTTTCCTCTCGTCCCAGAGAAAAATCAAAAGCTATTACACGACCTTCCGAATCAAATAGGCGGTGACTTCTTTGCGGAAGCACCCTACGAAAAAAAACTTCTACACGACGACATCGTCCGGGGCTATATGAAAATTATGCTTTTACAGAAAATTCATCCCAAACTTTTTAACTTCCTGCTTGTTTCTTGTTACGCTACTGAAGAAAGAGGAGGCCTAGTTTTTTCTCGTggcaaaaaataattatttatcaCTGCTTATCTCTGCTAGGAAATCCTTGTGCGTTAAGTGTCAATACGTGCAAATACACGGTGAAAGTAGGCTGAGGCAAATGAATTACCACAAATACGTTGCGCACTCTAACGGCTTCCTACATCGTTGCAACGGGCAGAACgcagcgaagtaaaaaaaaatcgcagttccacccgaaaggcgaagcaccgactacaatagcaaattagtagatagctgcacGCAGTGAAGATAGTAGTTGAAGATAGTAGTGAAGTAGTGAAGATAGTAGCGTAGTGAA
Encoded here:
- the LOC135910095 gene encoding uncharacterized protein isoform X2 → MNHTDATPLPEPAPETIPEIVLLPKQDSAAILASGGVPPKKEHQGVGQALQSSALQTTPVAGDLPPRRFLSLTGAAAAILAFAFLVVVVYAFTRPSPLHQNADCDTDDCMQHAFLLSATLNRSLDPCEDFGAFVCSAWLASLAHSRSLQEDLWYRWTKQTALELEKLRLYPDARPIVKAAGLLQRCLDMDADASHKNTLFLRHFFSQRNLSAVPGEEPNEGVHALDVLLDLAINWRMPLWFSVAVLKAGGNGSLGVLLDYGRYDAYWVNREPIQVDDNSEDATMDNFILKMPSVTPCAEVSTATRNKQPDRRHLHGLRHRHRCVKTNERALTQRAARAACGN